CTGATTCTCGGCGGCGCCCGTTCGGGCAAGAGCGCGTTGGCCGAGCGCATGGCCGCCGATGCCGGCCATGCCGTGACCTACGTCGCCACCGCGCAGGCGTTCGACGCCGAGATGGCCGAGCGCATCGATCATCATCGCGCCCGGCGTCCCTCGGCCTGGACCGTGGTGGAAGAACCCATCCACCTGGCCGCCGTGCTTCGCGCCCATGCCACGCCGGAACGCTTCCTGCTGGTCGACTGCCTCACGTTGTGGCTGTCGAATCTTCTGGGCACCGACGACGGCGCGCACTTCGAGCGCGAACGCGCGCAATTCTTCGATGTCTTGCCCGCCTTGCCGGGCGAGATCGTGTTCGTCACCAACGAGGTCGGCCTCGGCGTCGTGCCGATGGGCGAACTCACCCGGCGCTACGTCGACGAGGCGGGCCGCCTGCACCAGATGCTGGCCGCGCGTTGCGAGTGCGTGCTCTTCGTCGCCGCCGGCCTTCCCCTTGCCTTGAAAGGATCCCTGCCATGACCTCCTGGATGACGGATCCCTGCCGTTTCCCCGATACCGCCACCGCCCGGTCCGCCAGCCAGCGGCAAACCACGCTCACGAAGCCGCCCGGCTCGCTCGGCCGCCTCGAGGAGGTAGCGATCCTGCTGGCTTCGTTGCAGGGTCGCGAATGGCCTCGCGTCGACCGCGTGCACATCGCCGTGTTCGCCGGCGACCATGGCCTGGCCGCCGATGGCGTGTCCGCCTTCCCACAAGTCGTGACCGGCGAGATGGTGCGCAACTTCGCCACGGGCGGCGCCGCGATCGCGGTGCTCGCAAGCGAACTCGGTGCGACGCTCGACGTCGTGAACCTGGGCACGGTGAACGACCCGGGCGACATCCCCGGCGTGCG
This window of the Luteibacter aegosomatis genome carries:
- the cobU gene encoding bifunctional adenosylcobinamide kinase/adenosylcobinamide-phosphate guanylyltransferase; translated protein: MKTLILGGARSGKSALAERMAADAGHAVTYVATAQAFDAEMAERIDHHRARRPSAWTVVEEPIHLAAVLRAHATPERFLLVDCLTLWLSNLLGTDDGAHFERERAQFFDVLPALPGEIVFVTNEVGLGVVPMGELTRRYVDEAGRLHQMLAARCECVLFVAAGLPLALKGSLP